In Priestia megaterium NBRC 15308 = ATCC 14581, the following proteins share a genomic window:
- a CDS encoding hydrolase produces MIKILISAVLFFSFMNCSVSAAVIKNVDFGLQVDEVVITFLPLSAGEASLIQDGSGETILINTGNASSYPELKKWLKRYKVKKINQLVITKQQKYYDSNVQRAVNDYHIERIIVPAQYQAEFQTEKWKENDLFQLTNNIHVDVLHASKQKIAAMDLLFTIGEHRILYAMSSSDEVEEKFLRIPLTHVDVLKIPDFGEGTFFSNAFLKQLDTQLAVAFTKPGRSYSPRLLSNLTAEWIELYDVREGSAYSIKMSLKSYDVMKFSAK; encoded by the coding sequence ATGATTAAAATATTAATAAGTGCCGTACTGTTTTTTAGTTTTATGAACTGTTCGGTTTCAGCAGCCGTCATTAAAAACGTAGATTTTGGTTTACAAGTTGATGAAGTAGTGATCACCTTTTTACCTCTTTCAGCTGGAGAAGCGAGTCTGATTCAAGACGGAAGCGGTGAGACTATTTTGATAAATACTGGGAATGCATCTTCCTATCCCGAGCTAAAGAAGTGGTTGAAGCGATATAAAGTGAAAAAAATCAACCAATTAGTGATTACGAAACAGCAAAAGTACTATGATTCAAATGTTCAGCGAGCTGTGAATGATTATCATATAGAGCGTATTATTGTCCCCGCTCAGTACCAGGCGGAATTTCAAACAGAGAAGTGGAAAGAAAATGATTTATTTCAGTTAACAAATAATATACACGTTGATGTCTTGCATGCATCGAAGCAAAAAATAGCGGCTATGGATCTATTATTTACGATCGGAGAACATCGGATTCTATATGCAATGAGCAGCTCAGATGAAGTAGAAGAAAAGTTTTTACGCATTCCTCTTACCCATGTAGATGTATTGAAAATTCCTGATTTTGGAGAGGGAACGTTTTTTTCGAATGCATTTTTGAAGCAATTAGATACACAGCTTGCGGTTGCGTTTACGAAACCAGGCCGTTCCTATTCCCCTCGACTGCTTTCAAATTTAACAGCTGAATGGATTGAGTTATATGATGTAAGAGAGGGGAGCGCTTACTCTATTAAAATGTCGCTAAAATCCTATGATGTGATGAAATTTTCTGCAAAATAA
- a CDS encoding YpmA family protein: protein MESRIEVLSTVRVENSSDLYKIVDSLNRTLKKQDLMFGLALDEEDQSKAVFTIYRT, encoded by the coding sequence ATGGAAAGTAGGATTGAAGTATTATCAACTGTCCGCGTGGAAAATTCCTCGGATTTATATAAAATTGTTGATAGTTTGAATCGCACGTTGAAAAAGCAAGATTTGATGTTCGGATTAGCGTTAGATGAAGAAGATCAAAGCAAAGCTGTATTTACAATTTATCGTACATAA
- a CDS encoding DUF5590 domain-containing protein, translating to MKKLIIVAVAAVLLIIGGISFSIYHSSVKDVQSAEEKAASQAKKEFNLKSVTSTQPYFGNHAFYVVEGTNRSNQKVIAWMPKSKKQTAVLKKASSGITKEKAISIVKNDKNPQEIKSVRLGIENKKPLWEVTYVDKDKKHLTYYYLDFSSGEFIKRYSLSQS from the coding sequence ATGAAAAAGTTAATTATTGTAGCGGTAGCTGCTGTGCTTTTAATTATCGGAGGCATTTCTTTTAGCATTTATCACTCGTCCGTTAAGGATGTTCAGTCTGCTGAGGAAAAAGCAGCATCCCAAGCAAAAAAAGAATTTAATTTGAAATCTGTCACAAGCACCCAGCCATATTTCGGCAATCATGCATTTTATGTAGTAGAAGGTACAAACCGAAGCAATCAAAAGGTAATTGCTTGGATGCCTAAAAGCAAAAAACAAACAGCTGTTTTAAAGAAAGCAAGCAGCGGGATCACAAAAGAGAAAGCCATTTCCATTGTGAAAAATGATAAAAACCCGCAGGAAATTAAGTCGGTGCGCCTAGGCATTGAAAATAAAAAGCCGCTGTGGGAAGTAACATATGTGGATAAAGATAAGAAACATTTAACATACTATTATCTTGATTTCTCTAGCGGTGAATTTATAAAACGATACAGCTTATCTCAATCATAA
- a CDS encoding pyridoxal phosphate-dependent aminotransferase: protein MKLAKRVSALTPSSTLAITAKAKELKAAGHDVIGLGAGEPDFNTPQHILEAAVTAMNDGQTKYTPAGGLAPLKEAVIEKFKRDQGLTYSPSEIIVCTGAKHALYTLFQVLLDEGDEVIIPTPYWVSYPEQVKLAEGTPVFVEGSENNEFKITPEQLEAAITAKTKAVIINSPSNPTGMIYTREELQALGEVCLKHDIFIVSDEIYEKLVYGQNEHVSIAQLSPALKEKTIIINGVSKSHSMTGWRIGYAAGDATVIKAMTNLASHSTSNPTSIAQYATIAAYNGTQEPVEMMRQAFEERLNVIHEKLINIPGFSCLKPQGAFYLFPNAIEAAKLTGFDTVDAWVEAILEEEKVALVPGSGFGSPENVRLSYATSLDLLEKALERIQSFMTRHMK from the coding sequence GTGAAGTTAGCAAAACGTGTATCAGCATTAACGCCATCATCAACATTAGCGATTACAGCAAAAGCGAAAGAATTGAAAGCGGCTGGTCATGATGTGATTGGACTTGGAGCAGGGGAACCTGATTTTAATACGCCGCAGCACATTTTAGAAGCGGCTGTTACAGCAATGAATGATGGTCAGACAAAATATACGCCAGCAGGCGGCCTTGCACCATTAAAAGAAGCGGTAATTGAAAAATTCAAACGCGACCAAGGCCTGACGTATTCACCTTCTGAAATTATTGTTTGTACAGGTGCTAAGCACGCACTGTATACGTTATTTCAAGTTCTGTTAGACGAAGGTGACGAAGTGATTATCCCAACTCCTTACTGGGTGAGTTATCCTGAGCAAGTAAAGTTAGCAGAAGGTACACCAGTATTCGTTGAAGGTTCTGAAAATAACGAATTTAAAATCACACCTGAACAATTAGAAGCGGCTATTACTGCTAAAACCAAAGCTGTTATTATCAATTCACCAAGCAACCCAACAGGTATGATTTACACAAGAGAAGAGCTTCAAGCTTTAGGAGAAGTTTGCTTGAAGCACGATATTTTTATCGTATCAGATGAAATTTATGAAAAGCTTGTATATGGTCAAAATGAACATGTATCGATTGCACAGCTTTCACCAGCGTTAAAAGAAAAAACAATTATCATTAACGGTGTTTCTAAGTCACATTCCATGACGGGCTGGCGTATTGGATATGCAGCTGGTGATGCTACAGTTATTAAAGCGATGACAAACCTAGCGAGTCACAGCACGTCAAATCCAACATCTATTGCTCAATATGCAACAATTGCTGCTTATAACGGCACTCAGGAGCCGGTGGAAATGATGCGACAAGCTTTTGAAGAGCGTCTAAACGTAATTCATGAAAAGTTGATTAACATTCCAGGGTTCTCATGCTTAAAACCACAGGGTGCTTTCTACTTATTCCCTAATGCAATTGAAGCTGCAAAGTTAACTGGTTTTGATACAGTTGATGCATGGGTAGAAGCTATTTTAGAAGAAGAGAAGGTAGCGCTAGTGCCTGGATCAGGATTCGGTTCACCAGAAAACGTACGTCTTTCTTATGCTACATCACTAGATTTGCTAGAAAAGGCATTGGAACGAATTCAATCATTCATGACTCGTCACATGAAATAA
- the asnS gene encoding asparagine--tRNA ligase, which yields MKITISEASKHVGKEVTIGAWLANKRSSGKIAFLQLRDGSGFMQGVVVKAEVEEETFKLAKSMTQESSLYVTGIVREDERSPFGYELTVTSLEVIHEAVDYPITPKEHGTEFLMDNRHLWLRSKRQHAVMKVRNEIIRATYEFFNENGFTKVDPPILTGSAPEGTTELFHTKYFDEDAYLSQSGQLYMEAAAMALGKVFSFGPTFRAEKSKTRRHLIEFWMIEPEMAFYQFEDNLKVQEEYVSHVVQSVLTNCKLELNVLGRDTSKLEQIKAPFPRISYDDALKFLHEKGFTDIQWGDDFGAPHETAIAESYDKPVFITHYPTSLKPFYMQPDPTNEDVVLCADLIAPEGYGEIIGGSERIHDQELLAQRVEEHKLDTETYKWYLELRKYGSVPHSGFGLGLERTVAWISGVEHVRETIPFPRLLNRLYP from the coding sequence GTGAAAATTACGATTTCAGAAGCAAGCAAGCATGTAGGAAAAGAAGTAACAATTGGTGCTTGGTTAGCGAATAAACGTTCAAGTGGTAAAATTGCCTTTTTACAGCTGCGCGATGGATCAGGATTTATGCAAGGGGTAGTTGTAAAAGCTGAAGTAGAAGAAGAAACTTTTAAATTAGCTAAATCTATGACGCAAGAATCATCACTATATGTAACAGGTATAGTACGTGAAGATGAGCGCTCACCGTTTGGCTATGAATTAACAGTTACAAGCCTTGAAGTTATTCATGAAGCTGTTGATTATCCAATTACGCCAAAAGAACATGGAACAGAGTTCTTAATGGATAACCGTCATTTATGGCTGCGTTCTAAACGTCAACATGCTGTTATGAAGGTTCGTAACGAAATTATTCGTGCAACGTATGAATTCTTTAACGAAAACGGGTTTACAAAAGTAGATCCGCCAATCCTAACAGGAAGTGCTCCTGAAGGAACAACAGAATTATTCCACACGAAATATTTTGACGAAGATGCATATCTTTCTCAAAGTGGACAGCTTTATATGGAAGCAGCGGCAATGGCGCTTGGAAAAGTATTTTCATTCGGTCCAACGTTCCGTGCTGAAAAATCTAAAACACGCCGTCATTTAATTGAGTTTTGGATGATTGAACCAGAGATGGCTTTCTACCAATTCGAAGATAACTTGAAAGTACAGGAAGAGTATGTGTCTCATGTCGTACAGTCTGTTTTAACAAACTGTAAGTTAGAGTTAAATGTACTAGGCCGTGATACATCTAAGTTAGAACAAATTAAAGCGCCATTCCCTCGTATTTCGTACGATGACGCTCTTAAATTCTTACATGAAAAAGGATTTACAGACATTCAGTGGGGAGATGACTTTGGAGCACCGCATGAAACGGCTATCGCAGAAAGCTATGACAAGCCGGTATTCATTACACACTATCCAACGTCATTAAAACCATTTTATATGCAGCCAGATCCAACAAATGAAGACGTAGTATTATGCGCAGACTTAATCGCACCAGAAGGCTACGGAGAAATCATTGGAGGCTCTGAACGTATTCATGATCAAGAGCTTTTAGCTCAGCGTGTAGAAGAGCACAAATTAGATACTGAAACGTATAAGTGGTATTTAGAGCTTCGTAAGTATGGCTCAGTTCCACATTCAGGATTTGGTTTAGGCCTTGAGCGTACGGTAGCATGGATTAGCGGCGTAGAACACGTTCGTGAAACGATTCCATTCCCACGCTTATTAAACCGTCTATACCCGTAA
- a CDS encoding DnaD domain-containing protein, with protein sequence MKKETLIEWFEQGTVSIPKLLFNHYSDLGMNETEFMTLMHIYVSIEGGEGFPTPNELAAKMSISSAVCMDTLRALIQRGFLSIEQDQQQNALICERYSLKPLWEKLIHHMMQETREVEKSEEEQEELNLYTMFEKEFGRALSPFECETLAMWIDQDHHDPIIIKAALRESVMSGKLNFRYIDRILFEWKKNGIQTIDQARKHSQKFRQNQQPKKLSSVNPSQSTSAIPFFNWLEQ encoded by the coding sequence ATGAAAAAAGAAACGTTAATTGAATGGTTTGAACAAGGCACAGTTTCAATTCCGAAGCTGCTGTTTAATCACTATAGCGATTTGGGAATGAACGAAACGGAATTCATGACGTTAATGCATATTTATGTTTCCATTGAAGGCGGTGAAGGTTTCCCGACACCTAACGAATTGGCGGCAAAAATGAGTATTTCAAGTGCTGTCTGTATGGATACGCTGCGAGCATTAATTCAGCGCGGCTTTTTATCTATTGAGCAAGATCAACAGCAAAACGCCCTTATTTGTGAACGTTATTCATTAAAACCGCTTTGGGAAAAGCTTATTCATCATATGATGCAAGAAACAAGAGAAGTAGAAAAAAGTGAAGAAGAACAAGAAGAGCTTAATTTATATACAATGTTTGAAAAAGAGTTCGGCAGAGCATTGTCTCCGTTTGAATGCGAAACGCTAGCGATGTGGATTGATCAAGATCATCATGATCCTATTATTATTAAAGCGGCACTAAGAGAGTCGGTGATGTCTGGAAAATTAAACTTCCGGTATATTGATCGGATTTTATTTGAATGGAAGAAAAATGGTATTCAGACCATTGATCAAGCCCGCAAGCATAGCCAAAAATTTCGTCAAAATCAACAGCCCAAAAAACTATCTTCTGTTAACCCTTCTCAGTCTACATCAGCCATTCCTTTTTTTAACTGGCTAGAGCAATGA
- the nth gene encoding endonuclease III translates to MLTLKQIRQCLDAMAEMFPDAHCELNHRNPFDLVIAVALSAQCTDALVNRVTADLFKKYQTPEDYLAVSLEELQQDIRSIGLYRNKAKNIQKLCRMLIDEYGGEVPTDRDELTNLPGVGRKTANVVVSVAFGVPSIAVDTHVERVSKRLGICRWKDSVLEVEKTLMRKVPKDEWSVTHHRLIFFGRYHCKAQSPQCHVCPVLDLCREGKKRMKGKEKKIDVTD, encoded by the coding sequence ATGTTAACGTTAAAACAAATCAGACAGTGCCTAGATGCTATGGCGGAAATGTTTCCTGACGCCCACTGTGAGTTAAATCATCGGAATCCCTTTGATTTAGTCATTGCTGTGGCGCTATCTGCTCAGTGCACAGATGCTCTAGTCAACCGCGTAACAGCGGATTTATTCAAAAAATATCAAACGCCCGAAGACTATTTAGCCGTTTCGTTAGAAGAGCTGCAGCAAGATATTAGATCAATCGGCTTATATAGAAACAAAGCTAAAAATATTCAAAAGCTCTGCCGTATGCTCATTGATGAGTATGGAGGAGAAGTTCCAACAGATCGTGATGAGCTGACCAATCTTCCAGGAGTAGGGCGTAAGACGGCTAATGTTGTTGTATCCGTAGCTTTTGGAGTACCGTCAATAGCAGTAGATACGCATGTAGAACGTGTAAGTAAACGCCTTGGGATTTGCAGGTGGAAAGATTCTGTTTTGGAAGTAGAAAAAACGCTAATGAGAAAAGTTCCGAAAGATGAATGGTCAGTTACGCATCATCGACTTATCTTTTTTGGACGCTATCACTGTAAGGCACAGTCTCCTCAATGTCATGTCTGCCCGGTTCTTGATCTTTGCCGAGAAGGAAAGAAACGAATGAAAGGAAAAGAGAAGAAGATAGATGTTACCGATTGA
- a CDS encoding YpoC family protein, translated as MLPIEVPSHFICEPFYSKEDRILEVGGKNYFAYDILYDVHKETKTPWRDVQKNIRPFFEKWETQREELHTLFSLRKAKEAAPCMKQAAAMYISLLFWINGQPVRRLNRLQEDIADLTYKPINCAERLVFLLQRVSSYQAYIQLTELFNELRKQYAKMLILHKK; from the coding sequence ATGTTACCGATTGAAGTGCCGTCACATTTCATATGCGAACCATTCTATTCAAAAGAAGATCGGATTCTTGAAGTGGGTGGAAAAAATTATTTTGCTTATGATATTTTATACGATGTACATAAAGAAACGAAAACACCCTGGAGGGATGTTCAAAAGAATATACGGCCATTTTTTGAAAAGTGGGAAACTCAAAGGGAAGAACTGCATACGCTTTTTTCTCTGCGAAAAGCAAAAGAAGCAGCCCCTTGTATGAAACAAGCTGCTGCTATGTATATTAGTTTACTGTTTTGGATTAACGGACAGCCCGTTCGGCGTTTAAATCGGCTGCAAGAAGATATAGCGGACCTAACCTATAAGCCTATTAACTGTGCTGAGAGACTTGTGTTTTTGCTGCAGCGAGTTTCTTCTTATCAAGCGTATATTCAGCTGACAGAGTTATTTAATGAGCTGCGTAAGCAGTATGCAAAAATGCTTATTCTTCACAAGAAATAA
- a CDS encoding transglycosylase domain-containing protein, producing MSDNYRSREERRRAMNDNKPEGKSQGKPKKKKKGGLFRKIVAAVLLIGIIGLIAGVGTFFAMISDAPKVDDSVLKNSFSSKVYANDGKTVVKEIGAQKRTYVQYDEIPQVVKNAFIATEDVRFYKHHGVDFYRIGGALMANFKNGFGAEGGSTITQQVVKNSFLSPKKTVKRKVQEMWLAYQLERKYSKQQILEMYLNKIYFASGEVYGIERAAEKFYGVKSVKDLTLDEAAMLAGLPKAPTTYNPVTNPENATKRRNTVLNLMAKNGFITQAEADKAKQVDVQAHLAKQTESTSKYDVFIDQVIEEVKKKTDADPFSAGLEIYTTLDTNAQDYVDDVMNNKVVNFPNDKFQAGLVVVDNETGGIQAIGGGRNRVSGGLNFATNMRRQPGSTIKPILDYGPAIENLKWSTGQPLKDEEYHYSNGTPIRNFGRNYKGWVSAREALGRSLNIPALKAFQATGADKAKEFATGLGLKLDEEDGEAYSESYSIGGFRTGVTPLQMAGAYSAFANEGMYNAPHTVTKVKFPDGTEIDLTPKSKRAMQDYTAFMMTDMMKSVVNESYGTARAVRTPGLEIAGKTGTSNFSAAEKQRYNIPDAGEKDVWFNGFTPNYTISVWTGYETAKDGYILSPNETGMAKNIFKHVITHISEGKPKGSFKQPDSVVERSVEKPTGKDLKRPSGSTPSSLITKEYFVRGTAPTKVSQTFVKKEKEEKKEEKKEDKKEKKDNKDNKDVKPKITASYSGGAISVNWSASNAASDTTFTVTMSSPNGSEQLASGAGAGGKTISNPAPGATYSFTVTTNTGESASSSVKVPDSSDQATEDDSTKPEDDGTTDDNQNEDNSNPDQNNGSDQGDDSSTQPDDNQNNNNGSNNGGNNSGNTDNNNNDSGNANDGNSGNNSNNGGTTTPPADNGGSDSGSQTPPTTPATPSTPSTSATPQQEPTTEN from the coding sequence ATGTCAGATAATTATCGCTCTCGTGAAGAACGACGAAGAGCTATGAATGACAACAAACCAGAAGGTAAATCTCAAGGAAAACCGAAAAAGAAGAAAAAAGGAGGCCTATTTCGTAAAATTGTTGCCGCAGTTTTACTAATAGGAATCATCGGGCTCATTGCCGGAGTGGGAACTTTTTTTGCTATGATAAGCGATGCTCCAAAAGTTGATGACTCGGTATTAAAAAACTCTTTTTCATCTAAAGTATATGCAAACGATGGAAAGACAGTTGTAAAAGAAATTGGAGCTCAAAAACGTACATATGTGCAATACGATGAAATCCCTCAAGTCGTCAAAAACGCATTTATCGCTACGGAAGACGTTCGTTTTTATAAACATCACGGCGTCGACTTTTACCGAATTGGCGGAGCATTAATGGCGAACTTTAAAAACGGCTTCGGTGCTGAGGGCGGTAGCACGATTACTCAGCAAGTGGTAAAGAATTCGTTCTTATCACCAAAGAAGACGGTTAAACGTAAAGTACAAGAAATGTGGTTAGCTTACCAGCTTGAGCGTAAATATTCCAAGCAACAAATTCTTGAAATGTATTTAAACAAAATATATTTCGCATCAGGTGAAGTATACGGTATTGAACGAGCAGCTGAGAAATTTTACGGAGTTAAAAGCGTAAAAGATTTAACTCTTGATGAAGCTGCTATGTTGGCAGGCTTACCAAAAGCGCCAACTACTTATAACCCAGTTACAAACCCAGAGAATGCTACTAAACGCCGTAACACAGTATTAAACTTAATGGCTAAAAACGGCTTCATTACACAAGCCGAGGCCGACAAAGCAAAACAAGTAGATGTACAGGCTCACTTAGCTAAACAAACTGAATCAACATCTAAGTACGATGTATTTATTGATCAAGTAATCGAAGAAGTAAAAAAGAAAACAGACGCGGATCCATTTTCTGCGGGCTTAGAAATTTATACAACGCTTGACACTAATGCTCAGGACTATGTGGATGATGTGATGAATAACAAAGTAGTCAACTTCCCGAACGATAAATTCCAAGCAGGTCTTGTCGTTGTAGATAATGAAACAGGCGGTATTCAAGCAATTGGAGGCGGACGTAATCGTGTATCAGGCGGCTTAAACTTTGCAACAAATATGAGACGCCAGCCCGGCTCAACCATTAAGCCGATCTTAGATTACGGTCCAGCGATTGAGAACTTAAAGTGGTCCACTGGACAACCGCTAAAAGATGAAGAATATCATTATTCAAACGGCACGCCAATCCGAAACTTCGGACGAAACTATAAAGGCTGGGTTTCAGCGCGTGAAGCATTAGGACGTTCACTGAATATCCCTGCTTTAAAAGCGTTTCAAGCAACCGGTGCGGACAAAGCAAAAGAGTTCGCTACGGGCCTTGGGCTAAAATTAGACGAAGAAGACGGCGAAGCTTATTCTGAATCTTATTCTATCGGAGGATTCCGTACAGGTGTTACACCGCTGCAAATGGCTGGAGCCTATAGCGCTTTTGCAAATGAAGGTATGTACAATGCACCTCATACAGTGACAAAGGTAAAATTCCCAGATGGAACAGAAATTGATTTAACACCAAAATCAAAACGCGCAATGCAAGATTACACGGCATTTATGATGACGGACATGATGAAATCTGTTGTAAACGAATCATATGGTACAGCTCGTGCTGTTCGTACACCAGGATTAGAAATTGCGGGTAAAACGGGAACTTCGAACTTTAGTGCTGCAGAAAAACAACGATACAACATTCCAGACGCTGGTGAAAAAGACGTTTGGTTTAATGGGTTTACGCCAAACTATACGATTTCTGTATGGACAGGCTATGAAACTGCTAAAGATGGCTATATTTTAAGTCCTAATGAAACAGGCATGGCAAAAAATATCTTTAAGCATGTTATTACTCATATTTCTGAAGGCAAACCTAAAGGAAGTTTCAAGCAGCCGGACAGCGTAGTTGAACGTTCCGTGGAAAAACCAACGGGCAAAGACTTAAAACGCCCAAGCGGCTCTACTCCTTCGAGCTTAATTACTAAAGAATACTTTGTACGCGGTACTGCACCGACAAAAGTATCTCAAACGTTTGTGAAGAAAGAAAAAGAAGAAAAGAAAGAAGAGAAAAAAGAGGACAAAAAAGAGAAAAAAGACAATAAAGACAATAAAGATGTGAAGCCAAAAATTACTGCTTCGTATAGCGGAGGAGCAATTTCAGTTAACTGGTCAGCTTCAAACGCAGCCAGTGATACGACCTTTACAGTCACAATGTCATCTCCTAACGGTTCTGAACAACTCGCATCTGGCGCAGGAGCCGGTGGAAAAACAATTTCCAACCCAGCACCAGGCGCAACGTATAGTTTCACCGTAACAACAAATACGGGCGAAAGCGCTAGTTCTTCTGTAAAAGTCCCTGATTCATCAGATCAAGCTACCGAAGATGATTCTACTAAGCCTGAAGATGACGGAACAACGGACGATAATCAAAATGAAGACAATAGCAACCCTGATCAAAACAACGGCTCTGATCAAGGTGACGATTCATCTACTCAGCCGGATGATAACCAAAACAACAATAATGGCAGCAATAACGGCGGTAACAATAGCGGCAATACCGATAATAACAATAATGATAGCGGCAATGCTAACGATGGTAACAGCGGCAACAACAGTAATAACGGAGGCACAACAACTCCTCCAGCAGACAACGGTGGAAGTGACTCAGGAAGTCAGACACCACCAACAACCCCTGCTACACCATCGACGCCGTCAACATCTGCTACACCGCAGCAAGAGCCAACAACTGAAAATTAA
- the recU gene encoding Holliday junction resolvase RecU, with the protein MIRYPNGKAYKPLNTSSPSPKKLEASYSNRGMTLEDDLNETNEYYVSKGIAIVHKKPTPVQIVKVDYPKRSAAVIKEAYFKQASTTDYNGVYKGKHLDFEAKETRNKTSFPLRNFHEHQIEHMKQIVKQNGICFVILMFSTLQEIYLFEAQFLFPYWDAMKKDGRKSIPKADIEKKGHFIELGYHPRIDYIKTIDKLYF; encoded by the coding sequence ATGATTCGCTATCCTAACGGAAAGGCCTATAAGCCATTGAATACCAGCAGTCCTTCCCCTAAAAAGCTAGAAGCTAGCTATAGCAATCGTGGTATGACGCTGGAGGACGATTTAAACGAAACAAACGAATACTATGTTTCAAAAGGAATAGCCATTGTTCACAAAAAACCAACCCCTGTTCAAATTGTAAAAGTAGACTATCCGAAGAGAAGTGCCGCTGTTATTAAGGAAGCTTATTTTAAACAGGCTTCTACTACAGACTATAATGGAGTCTATAAAGGAAAACACCTTGACTTTGAAGCAAAAGAAACGAGAAATAAAACCTCATTTCCGCTGCGTAATTTTCATGAACATCAAATTGAACATATGAAGCAAATTGTGAAACAAAACGGGATTTGTTTCGTTATATTAATGTTCTCTACTTTACAAGAAATATACTTGTTCGAAGCACAGTTCCTTTTTCCTTATTGGGATGCCATGAAAAAAGATGGACGAAAATCAATCCCTAAGGCAGATATTGAAAAAAAAGGACATTTCATCGAACTTGGTTACCATCCGAGAATCGATTACATAAAAACTATAGATAAATTATACTTTTAA
- a CDS encoding DUF2515 family protein yields MKEDEEMSLNSSEQALLTAIKKTTDKLNIDNISRTQAYATFYHRYPEVKWAFLASMVSRNAGWNMCDLQGKNMKKALSKQTRDLLFLTYERANWLIFKDVFPQLLLYAVSRKKHVSYVHLLPYLNVSSFIEEQWRQFMQRPCELQLIHALIVNEQHVIQQPVIEQPFYQDRVFKTTLFFFQDIFHFSSVLFPTTKGELYGCSVHDFTKVNNRIDLGKKLAALLFHEKYYPLFYEFSLKTKHTGSRYDYEQYFVNEISCCTPALRKVYPAIRHHERKREKWFLTKKEEQKLMKKPSFPKKVHFTKWYLQKQKQLYILMKVAQVFNVNKNGHK; encoded by the coding sequence ATGAAAGAAGATGAAGAGATGTCACTCAATAGTTCGGAACAAGCGCTGTTGACGGCGATTAAAAAAACCACAGACAAGCTGAATATTGATAATATATCAAGAACCCAGGCTTATGCAACTTTTTATCATAGATATCCTGAAGTAAAGTGGGCATTTCTCGCAAGTATGGTGTCACGAAACGCAGGATGGAATATGTGTGATTTGCAAGGGAAAAACATGAAAAAAGCGTTATCAAAGCAAACGCGCGATTTATTATTTTTGACGTATGAAAGAGCAAATTGGCTTATTTTTAAAGATGTCTTCCCGCAATTACTATTGTATGCTGTTTCGCGTAAAAAACATGTCTCTTACGTTCATTTACTTCCCTATTTAAATGTTTCATCTTTTATCGAAGAGCAGTGGAGACAATTTATGCAGAGACCTTGTGAACTGCAGCTTATTCATGCGTTAATTGTGAATGAGCAGCATGTTATTCAACAGCCCGTTATTGAACAGCCTTTTTATCAAGATAGAGTGTTTAAAACTACGCTGTTTTTTTTTCAAGATATATTCCACTTTAGTTCCGTCCTTTTTCCTACTACAAAAGGGGAGCTATACGGTTGTTCTGTTCATGATTTTACAAAAGTAAATAATCGGATTGATTTGGGAAAGAAATTAGCGGCTTTATTATTTCATGAAAAGTATTATCCCTTGTTTTATGAATTTTCTTTGAAAACAAAGCATACGGGTTCGAGATACGATTATGAGCAGTATTTTGTGAATGAAATCAGTTGCTGTACACCTGCTCTTCGAAAGGTGTATCCGGCTATTAGACATCATGAAAGGAAGAGAGAAAAGTGGTTTTTAACGAAAAAAGAGGAGCAAAAGCTTATGAAAAAGCCGTCTTTTCCAAAGAAAGTTCATTTTACAAAGTGGTATCTTCAAAAGCAAAAGCAGCTGTATATATTAATGAAAGTAGCGCAAGTATTTAATGTAAATAAAAACGGTCACAAGTGA
- a CDS encoding YppE family protein, producing the protein MNEDVKKSTEIMFQYNEVAVERLASIQQEENYEVKFFEEVKPYGDIFFKELDEWASLVTEWLKKERPKYIHVNQIETLKENLQNVVLQSFYPETREKRFKKMYHSNKYVLESILNN; encoded by the coding sequence ATGAATGAAGATGTGAAAAAAAGTACGGAGATCATGTTTCAATATAATGAAGTAGCTGTAGAACGATTAGCGTCTATTCAACAGGAAGAAAATTATGAAGTGAAATTTTTTGAAGAAGTAAAGCCTTATGGAGATATTTTCTTCAAAGAACTTGATGAATGGGCTAGTCTCGTAACGGAATGGCTGAAGAAAGAGCGACCAAAATATATTCATGTTAATCAAATAGAGACGTTAAAAGAAAATTTACAAAACGTTGTACTACAGTCGTTTTATCCCGAGACGCGAGAAAAGCGATTTAAAAAGATGTATCACTCAAATAAGTATGTGCTCGAGTCGATATTGAATAATTAA